Proteins from a genomic interval of Paenibacillus sp. FSL H8-0048:
- a CDS encoding DUF4179 domain-containing protein: protein MNNSREEQAMLSDALRIREEVRVDCGGNEVRAAVQAGIERGRRKSWQGRLTKGSFIGFAAAAIAAVILFFIPVIHNAAPRAAGPAGEVNWGGLEMFKRLYEFDLEAPTLDSAIRHGYIQEINQSAASGDYRITLNAVTADENKIIFLYTANVAEGQEIYGISSARIKNLATGYDLNSGGQIGANAKTNGYDDYRIFYGRGVIYLDRSKPFPEQVEANFLIASMNEGKMKDLGKSKGVNLADVHYSPRLRISFKLDPKFKQQQTVIVKPQEDFMLEGIQVTLEQVELSPLMTRTIFKIKNESEVTWQNRQKIFGAAYGEKIQSITKYGTTEIGMSSGSGTYEGFEWYSGSNLLDKPETMNMIMKTGTGKNTREINLRILP, encoded by the coding sequence ATGAACAATAGCAGAGAAGAACAGGCGATGTTGTCCGATGCGCTTCGTATCCGTGAAGAGGTACGGGTGGACTGCGGGGGCAATGAGGTCAGAGCGGCAGTTCAAGCAGGGATCGAGCGCGGACGCCGTAAAAGCTGGCAGGGCAGACTAACCAAAGGCTCCTTCATCGGATTCGCCGCAGCCGCGATTGCTGCAGTGATTCTGTTCTTCATCCCGGTCATTCATAATGCAGCACCCCGTGCTGCCGGACCTGCCGGAGAAGTGAATTGGGGCGGGCTGGAGATGTTCAAGCGGCTCTATGAATTCGATTTAGAGGCACCTACACTGGATTCAGCGATCCGGCACGGCTACATTCAGGAGATTAATCAGAGCGCAGCCAGCGGGGATTACCGGATTACCTTGAATGCGGTAACGGCGGATGAGAACAAAATCATCTTTTTGTATACAGCAAATGTTGCGGAAGGGCAGGAGATCTATGGTATTAGCAGTGCGAGAATCAAAAATTTGGCAACCGGATACGATTTGAACAGCGGCGGTCAGATTGGCGCTAATGCTAAGACAAACGGGTACGACGATTATCGCATTTTCTATGGTCGGGGTGTTATCTATCTGGACCGCAGCAAGCCGTTCCCGGAGCAGGTGGAAGCCAATTTTCTGATTGCCTCGATGAATGAAGGGAAAATGAAAGATCTGGGGAAGAGCAAGGGTGTGAATTTAGCTGATGTGCATTATTCCCCGAGACTCAGGATCAGCTTCAAGCTGGACCCGAAATTCAAACAGCAGCAGACGGTCATTGTCAAGCCGCAGGAGGACTTCATGCTGGAGGGCATTCAAGTGACGCTGGAGCAGGTGGAGCTCTCCCCCTTGATGACCCGCACTATATTCAAAATTAAAAACGAGTCTGAGGTTACATGGCAGAACCGGCAAAAGATATTTGGCGCGGCATACGGGGAGAAAATTCAATCGATAACGAAGTATGGGACCACCGAGATAGGAATGTCATCAGGATCAGGCACTTATGAGGGCTTTGAATGGTACTCTGGCAGCAATCTGCTCGATAAACCTGAAACGATGAATATGATTATGAAGACAGGGACGGGCAAGAATACCAGGGAGATTAACTTGCGCATTCTGCCGTGA
- a CDS encoding sigma-70 family RNA polymerase sigma factor, which produces MTMSGAEMKQVTAAVPLEETDFVKAVMEHSDQLYHIAYSYLGNRNDALEALQETTCRAWMKRRTLKDPSAFKTWLIRILIYVCIDEQRRRKKAVPTAAENMQEPVIQNSTDSMEMQWALSQVKVKYRHVLLLKYYNDLTLAEIAVLLGKPEGTVKTWQHKGLKQLREIMKNRGEWNEQ; this is translated from the coding sequence ATGACGATGTCCGGGGCAGAGATGAAGCAGGTAACTGCCGCTGTACCGCTTGAGGAGACGGACTTTGTCAAAGCGGTGATGGAGCATAGCGACCAGCTATACCATATTGCTTACAGTTATCTGGGCAACCGCAATGACGCACTGGAAGCGCTCCAGGAGACCACCTGCCGGGCCTGGATGAAGCGGCGGACCCTGAAGGACCCCAGCGCGTTCAAAACCTGGCTGATCCGAATATTAATCTATGTCTGCATCGACGAGCAGCGCAGAAGAAAGAAGGCAGTCCCTACAGCGGCAGAGAATATGCAGGAGCCGGTCATTCAGAATAGTACGGATTCCATGGAAATGCAGTGGGCGCTCTCGCAGGTAAAGGTGAAATACCGCCATGTGCTGCTGCTCAAATATTATAATGATCTGACCCTGGCCGAGATCGCAGTCCTGCTGGGCAAGCCGGAGGGAACCGTCAAAACCTGGCAGCACAAGGGCCTGAAGCAGCTTAGGGAAATTATGAAGAACCGGGGTGAATGGAATGAACAATAG